Proteins encoded within one genomic window of Lysinibacillus louembei:
- a CDS encoding M15 family metallopeptidase, which yields MSVEATIRDIAELLPTAQTACKLLFQECYKAGIRNVFITETYRSQERQNYLYAQGRTRSGAIVTWTLSSKHKSRLAWDIAVGPPNTLYDASILNKVGAIARKLNITWGGDWAGSIDRVHFEINSTWKMPSGYKLEGNIVVPTSSTVPVQFDPKEEVPMSQIWNPGSPAMQTAAEAFIAQAVQEGIIQASHLTDLQNKQMTTDRLLGLYITIDQRRNVTK from the coding sequence ATGAGTGTAGAAGCGACTATTCGAGATATAGCGGAGCTTTTACCGACAGCACAAACAGCTTGTAAATTACTATTTCAAGAATGTTATAAGGCAGGAATTCGCAATGTTTTTATTACCGAGACGTACCGCAGTCAAGAGCGCCAAAATTACTTGTATGCACAGGGACGTACAAGATCGGGGGCAATTGTCACATGGACGCTTAGTAGCAAGCACAAATCACGTTTAGCATGGGACATCGCTGTTGGACCACCAAACACCTTGTATGATGCTTCCATATTAAATAAAGTCGGGGCAATTGCCCGCAAATTAAATATTACATGGGGCGGTGATTGGGCAGGCAGCATTGATAGAGTACATTTTGAAATCAATTCAACATGGAAGATGCCGTCTGGCTATAAACTAGAAGGGAATATCGTTGTTCCAACAAGCAGTACTGTACCTGTTCAATTTGATCCAAAGGAGGAAGTGCCAATGTCACAAATATGGAATCCAGGAAGTCCTGCTATGCAAACAGCAGCAGAAGCCTTTATAGCGCAAGCCGTACAAGAGGGCATCATTCAAGCATCACATTTGACAGATTTGCAAAATAAGCAAATGACTACTGACCGTTTGTTAGGCTTGTACATTACGATTGATCAAAGACGAAATGTTACGAAATAA
- a CDS encoding ArsR/SmtB family transcription factor — MLGNNSGINILTLSALAESNRMHIVELLRQGPQTVGEIADRLGLKQPQTSKHLKVLSDSGIVEVQAQANRRIYKLRPEPFQALDSWIQSFQCVMQERFDNLDAYLKELQEKEQS, encoded by the coding sequence ATGTTAGGGAATAATTCGGGCATAAACATATTGACATTGAGCGCTTTAGCCGAATCAAATCGTATGCATATTGTCGAACTCCTACGCCAAGGCCCTCAAACTGTTGGGGAAATTGCTGACCGATTAGGATTAAAGCAGCCCCAAACTTCAAAGCATTTAAAAGTACTGAGTGACAGCGGAATTGTAGAAGTGCAAGCACAAGCGAATCGACGAATCTACAAGCTTCGACCAGAACCGTTCCAAGCACTGGACTCTTGGATACAATCCTTCCAGTGTGTCATGCAAGAAAGATTTGATAATTTAGATGCGTATTTGAAGGAATTGCAGGAAAAAGAACAATCATAA
- a CDS encoding SRPBCC domain-containing protein: MSMVSRVENDRVLILERIFDAPRDLLFNMFKEPEHLKNWWGPKGWDVPVCHIDFRPEGIWHYCMKCVDQSQGEFFGMESWVKVVYKEIIEPEKICYTDYFSDAEGNLNDELPSTEVTLEFVDLGGKTKLINRAEYVSAESLQTVLDMGMLEGIGETWDRLAELVQTKK; this comes from the coding sequence ATGTCAATGGTATCAAGAGTAGAAAACGATCGTGTACTTATACTGGAGCGCATTTTTGATGCACCACGTGATTTATTATTCAACATGTTTAAGGAGCCAGAGCATTTAAAAAATTGGTGGGGACCTAAAGGGTGGGACGTGCCTGTATGTCATATCGACTTCCGTCCAGAAGGCATTTGGCACTACTGTATGAAATGTGTTGACCAAAGCCAAGGGGAATTCTTTGGTATGGAATCTTGGGTGAAGGTGGTTTATAAAGAAATTATCGAGCCAGAAAAAATTTGCTATACGGATTATTTTTCAGATGCAGAAGGCAATCTAAATGACGAACTGCCTTCAACTGAAGTCACATTAGAATTTGTTGATTTAGGTGGAAAGACGAAGTTAATTAACCGTGCTGAATACGTATCCGCAGAAAGTCTTCAGACCGTGTTAGATATGGGCATGTTAGAAGGCATAGGAGAAACTTGGGATCGCCTAGCGGAGCTTGTGCAAACGAAGAAATAG
- a CDS encoding type I restriction endonuclease, with amino-acid sequence MEKFIDQLKNLATRIDSLRGSITTEEATKTAIVMPFFQILGYDVFNPLEFSPEFTADVGIKKGEKVDYAILNDGAPVILIECKSITENLTKHDSQLFRYFGTTSAKFGILTNGIEYKLFTDLEEPNKMDTTPFFTFNILELRDIHIQEVAKFRKETFDLENISSTASDLKYLNALKNYLSVQFETPDEEFVKFLVNQIYDGVKTKSALEKFTPIISKGIKQLINEKVNDKLNAALKSTGDSKVRVTLPDPTEEVQPAPVNEKIEGEGIVTTPEELESYSIIKVLLKDVIAPDRIFYRDNRSYFNIVVDDNIRKWIIRVFFDKNRNYIMLNDAATDKERTIIEFNQPMDLINYGEKIIPLVAAYANS; translated from the coding sequence ATGGAAAAATTCATAGATCAATTAAAAAACTTAGCAACACGTATTGATTCTTTGCGAGGCTCTATTACAACAGAAGAGGCAACAAAAACTGCAATTGTTATGCCATTTTTCCAAATTCTCGGGTATGATGTATTTAATCCTTTAGAGTTTAGTCCTGAATTCACTGCTGATGTTGGCATTAAAAAAGGAGAAAAAGTTGATTATGCTATTTTAAATGATGGTGCACCTGTCATATTAATAGAGTGTAAAAGTATTACTGAAAACCTAACAAAACATGATTCACAATTATTCCGATATTTTGGTACTACTTCAGCAAAATTTGGTATTTTAACAAATGGCATTGAGTATAAGCTTTTTACTGATTTAGAAGAGCCAAATAAAATGGACACTACCCCATTTTTCACATTTAATATTTTAGAATTACGTGATATCCATATTCAAGAAGTTGCTAAATTCCGTAAAGAAACGTTTGACCTTGAAAATATTTCAAGTACAGCTTCGGATTTAAAATATCTAAACGCACTTAAGAATTATTTATCTGTACAATTTGAAACACCTGATGAAGAGTTTGTTAAGTTTTTAGTAAACCAAATATATGATGGAGTAAAGACGAAGAGCGCACTTGAAAAATTTACACCGATTATATCAAAAGGCATAAAACAGTTGATTAATGAAAAAGTAAATGATAAATTAAATGCCGCTCTTAAATCAACTGGTGACAGTAAAGTACGTGTGACTCTACCCGATCCTACTGAAGAAGTACAACCAGCACCTGTCAATGAAAAAATAGAAGGCGAAGGTATTGTGACAACACCTGAAGAATTAGAGTCATATTCAATCATCAAAGTACTTTTGAAAGATGTAATCGCTCCAGACCGTATTTTCTATCGTGATAACCGCAGTTATTTCAACATTGTTGTTGATGATAACATTCGCAAATGGATTATCCGTGTGTTCTTTGATAAAAATAGAAACTACATTATGTTGAATGATGCAGCTACTGATAAAGAGCGTACTATTATTGAATTTAACCAACCAATGGACTTGATCAATTATGGAGAGAAAATTATTCCTTTGGTTGCTGCATACGCTAACAGTTAG
- a CDS encoding acyl-CoA thioesterase, with the protein MHISEKQIEIRYAETDQMGVVYHANYIIWLEIGRAQLIHDLGFAYTKLEDEGYLSPVIDVSIQYKAALRYGQIATVRTWIESHSRLRTTYGYEVLHEDGTVAATAKTVHTLVRKDNFRPISLSKVDPAWDAAYIENMRVQE; encoded by the coding sequence ATGCATATATCAGAAAAACAAATTGAAATCCGCTATGCGGAGACGGACCAGATGGGTGTGGTATACCACGCAAATTACATCATTTGGCTAGAAATCGGGCGTGCACAGCTTATCCATGATTTAGGGTTTGCTTATACGAAATTAGAGGATGAAGGCTATTTATCACCTGTCATCGATGTGTCGATTCAATATAAGGCGGCGCTTCGCTATGGACAGATTGCAACGGTTCGTACGTGGATTGAGTCACATTCGCGTTTGCGTACAACATATGGCTATGAGGTATTGCATGAGGATGGGACTGTAGCGGCAACTGCGAAAACAGTACATACATTAGTGCGAAAAGATAATTTCCGTCCGATTTCCTTAAGTAAGGTTGATCCAGCGTGGGATGCGGCATATATTGAAAATATGCGCGTGCAGGAGTAG